One window of Lemur catta isolate mLemCat1 chromosome 3, mLemCat1.pri, whole genome shotgun sequence genomic DNA carries:
- the TMCO1 gene encoding calcium load-activated calcium channel has protein sequence MSTMFADTLLIVFISVCTALLAEGITWVLVYRTDKYKRLKAEVEKQSKKLEKKKETITESAGRQQKKKIERQEEKLKNNNRDLSMVRMKSMFAIGFCFTALMGMFNSIFDGRVVAKLPFTPLSYIQGLSHRNLLGDDTTDCSFIFLYILCTMSIRQNIQKILGLAPSRAATKQAGGFLGPPPPSGKFS, from the exons ATGAGCACCATGTTCGCGGACACTCTGCTCATCGTGTTCATCTCTGTGTGCACGGCGCTGCTGGCCGAGG GTATAACCTGGGTCCTGGTTTACAGGACAGACAAATACAAGAGACTGAAGGCGGAAGTGGAAAAACAGAGTAAGAAAT tggaaaagaagaaggaaacaaTAACAGAGTCAGCTGGTcgacaacagaaaaagaaaatag AGAGGCAAGAAGAGAAACTGAAGAATAACAACAGAGATCTATCAATG GTTCGAATGAAATCCATGTTTGcgattggtttttgttttactgCCCTAATGGGAATGTTCAATTCCAT aTTTGATGGTAGAGTGGTGGCAAAGCTTCCTTTCACCCCTCTTTCTTACATCCAAGGACTGTCTCATCGAAACCTGCTGGGAGATGACACCACAGACTGTTCCTTCATCTTTCTGTATATCCTCTGCACTATGTCAATTCGACAG AACATTCAGAAGATTCTTGGCCTTGCCCCTTCACGAGCTGCCACCAAGCAGGCAGGTGGATTTCTTGGCCCCCCACCTCCTTCTGGGAAGTTCTCTTGA